Proteins encoded by one window of Chanos chanos chromosome 7, fChaCha1.1, whole genome shotgun sequence:
- the ccsapa gene encoding centriole, cilia and spindle-associated protein, with translation MSNNTNIITKKIRTEYMKKFRDPKWETFSKCYEDSVKYRRTRRVMEQTHKPLFWDGWDSGSDSSGRSSPKIRDGVESSDVRPHSSTESKNENPEPPQTWEPQINGELHSEATVLENSVPIVNGATDLTDNGPCELVPRRRHRRRAPRSEPCYPDADSDESKASLQRKPSRAKSQPPASAKERPSTRENRRSFMHYDWAERQSQATSKRTPNMRASVSAGEIHRSDVGVQTRRESDKRGKALDRRRARSADLEKSRKSDLTVVNDRWMTEYMRCFSARLR, from the exons ATGTCTAACAATACCAATATAATAACGAAAAAGATCCGGACGGAATACATGAAGAAATTTCGGGACCCGAAATGGGAAACGTTCTCCAAATGTTACGAAGACTCGGTGAAATACAGAAGGACGCGGAGAGTGATGGAGCAAACGCACAAACCGTTATTTTGGGACGGTTGGGACAGCGGCTCTGATTCCAGCGGCAGGTCGAGCCCCAAGATCAGAGACGGTGTCGAGTCTTCAGATGTCAGGCCCCACTCATCAACTGAAAGCAAGAACGAGAACCCGGAGCCGCCGCAGACCTGGGAACCTCAAATAAACGGAGAACTGCACAGCGAAGCAACTGTTTTGGAGAATTCTGTCCCCATTG tgaatGGTGCCACGGACCTGACGGATAACGGACCGTGTGAACTAGTGCCGAGACGACGCCACAGGCGTCGGGCTCCTCGGTCAGAACCCTGTTATCCTGACGCGGACAGCGACGAGTCCAAAGCGTCACTGCAGAGAAAACCGTCCAGGGCTAAAAGCCAACCGCCCGCATCTGCTAAGGAAAGGCCTTCAACCCGGGAAAACCGTCGTTCTTTCATGCATTACGACTGGGCCGAGAGACAGAGTCAAGCCACCAGCAAGAGAACCCCAAATATGCGTGCATCGGTATCGGCCGGAGAG ATTCATCGCTCCGACGTTGGCGTTCAGACGCGGAGAGAGTCAGACAAACGCGGGAAAGCTCTCGATCGTCGACGGGCACGATCAGCGGACCTGGAGAAATCTCGAAAGTCCGACCTCACCGTAGTCAACGACCGTTGGATGACCGAGTACATGCGCTGCTTCTCGGCCAGACTGAGGTAG